A stretch of Fulvia fulva chromosome 4, complete sequence DNA encodes these proteins:
- a CDS encoding FMNH(2)-dependent dimethylsulfone monooxygenase: protein MYHELGWLDRIIHWIRDPAPLALITTALVLFVGVHAVGYTADYLTMPSTYSNSPFVSLKADQNCGRANGSSTSKSFASLSGNATPAINGGLNGQVNGHTNGHSNGVKHAINGDDEFLRLDAPQQDLLLLHGPRQKYSLEKSRGIPELQGDREILVQVLAIGLNPVDWKGADYGFSQPSYPWVNGRDFAGIVVRAPRDSSRVKQGDVVFGPSTDYRDVRKAAYQEYVVTTDYNVTRVPAGVTVKEGAALGVAYVAAVTALGISFGVDFTSLQSVPAGPDLLRLTRTLERSKVPQDIHNEIFNGIPVSERPIPGEWLAIWGANSMTGQISLQLAKNAGLKVACIADIAKGGARLSELGADFLVDKYDNKRAVEILKAVTGGKLRFGIDCNGKDTATSLQDALSSSGPRGHLLGLAGLPKNIGPNVVHHQIPIKIFHEAPQVGEAISTWLEDLLIARSLKLPEVEIAEGGLAGINDALDRMRTGQIGGRRIVVPVGGEKSGAQSPAPAGVVPNGIGNAAVGSSSNDLSYADEMNSDPERVRFAYWVPNVSGGLVISKIKQNTRWDLKSNVTYARTAEKFGFEYALSQIRFMAGYGAENQHEPVSFSQALLMNTERLKVIAALLPGPWNPAVAAKQIASIDNYCDGRVCVNVVSGWFRAEFASIGQWWLDHAERYRRSKEFIACLKGIWTNEKFTYNGDFYQFHDYPLKPKPLNLPGRPYPEIFQGGNSDDAKENAGSVSDYYFMNGNTLEGFQTQIADVKERAKKNNREGQVGFALNAFVICRETEEEAIRVLQDIQGKADPEAVEGFRQQVQNAGSSTGNKSGMWANSKFEDLVQYNDGFKTKLIGTKEQIAERIVLLKSLGVNIILTAFLHYDEEIEAFGREVLPLVRELERQGRGRDEAHEISITGDVYKKK, encoded by the exons ATGTACCACGAGCTAGGGTGGCTGGATAGAATAATCCACTGGATCCGCGACCCTGCACCGCTCGCCCTTATTACCACCGCCTTGGTCCTGTTTGTTGGCGTCCACGCTGTCGGTTACACCGCAGACTACCTCACAATGCCTTCTACATATAGCAATTCGCCTTTCGTGTCGCTCAAGGCCGACCAGAACTGTGGCAGAGCGAACGGCTCTTCCACGAGCAAGAGCTTCGCATCACTCAGCGGCAATGCCACTCCAGCAATCAATGGCGGCCTGAACGGCCAAGTCAACGGCCATACCAATGGCCACAGCAATGGCGTCAAGCATGCAATCAACGGCGACGATGAGTTCCTTCGCCTCGACGCACCACAGCAAGACCTGCTCCTCCTACACGGTCCCAGACAGAAGTACTCTCTCGAGAAGTCGAGAGGCATCCCAGAGCTTCAAGGAGATCGCGAGATCCTCGTTCAAGTTCTCGCCATTGGCTTGAACCCAGTGGACTGGAAGGGTGCAGATTACGGCTTCAGCCAGCCCAGCTACCCTTGGGTCAACGGCAGAGACTTTGCGGGTATCGTTGTACGAGCACCACGAGACAGCAGCCGTGTCAAGCAGGGTGACGTTGTCTTTGGACCATCTACCGACTACAGAGATGTCAGAAAGGCGGCATATCAAGAGTACGTCGTTACAACAGACTACAACGTTACAAGAGTGCCTGCGGGTGTCACGGTCAAGGAGGGAGCCGCGCTTGGTGTGGCATACGTTGCAGCGGTCACCGCATTGGGCATCAGCTTCGGTGTCGACTTCACAAGCCTTCAATCTGTACCAGCAGGTCCAGATCTCCTCAGACTCACACGCACTCTGGAACGGAGCAAGGTGCCGCAGGACATTCACAACGAGATCTTTAATGGTATTCCAGTTAGCGAGCGGCCTATTCCTGGAGAATGGCTTGCAATCTGGGGCGCCAACAGCATGACCGGACAGATCTCACTCCAGCTTGCCAAGAACGCAGGTCTCAAGGTTGCATGCATCGCAGATATTGCAAAGGGCGGTGCTCGACTGTCTGAACTCGGCGCAGACTTCTTGGTCGACAAGTACGACAACAAGCGAGCTGTCGAGATCCTCAAGGCCGTCACTGGCGGCAAACTTCGCTTCGGCATTGACTGCAACGGCAAAGACACCGCAACATCGCTTCAGGACGCGCTTTCATCTTCAGGTCCACGCGGCCACCTCCTGGGACTGGCTGGCCTTCCCAAAAACATCGGTCCAAATGTCGTGCACCACCAGATCCCCATCAAGATCTTCCACGAGGCACCGCAAGTTGGAGAGGCCATCTCCACGTGGCTCGAAGATCTGCTTATCGCTCGTAGCTTGAAGCTTCCAGAGGTCGAGATCGCAGAAGGCGGCCTTGCTGGCATCAACGACGCTCTCGACCGCATGCGCACGGGGCAAATCGGAGGCAGGAGAATCGTTGTTCCTGTTGGCGGAGAGAAGAGCGGCGCTCAATCCCCAGCACCAGCCGGTGTTGTACCCAACGGTATCGGAAACGCAGCAGTCGGAAGTAGCAGCAATGATCTCAGCTACGCCGACGAGATGAACAGTGACCCCGAACGTGTTCGTTTCGCGTACTGGGTACCAAACGTATCCGGTGGTCTCGTCATCAGCAAGATTAAGCAGAACACCCGGTGGGATCTGAAGTCGAACGTCACATACGCAAGGACCGCCGAGAAGTTTGGTTTCGAGTATGCCCTTTCGCAGATTCGTTTCATGGCGGGCTATGGTGCTGAGAACCAACACGAGCCGGTGTCGTTCTCGCAAGCCCTGCTCATGAATACCGAACGATTGAAGGTCATCGCTGCGTTGTTGCCGGGACCTTGGAACCCAGCAGTCGCAGCCAAGCAGATAGCTTCGATTGATAACTACTGCGACGGCCGTGTTTGCGTCAATGTTGTGTCGGGATGGTTCCGAGCTGAG TTCGCATCCATCGGCCAGTGGTGGCTCGACCATGCTGAGCGTTACCGCCGCTCCAAGGAATTCATCGCCTGTCTGAAGGGCATCTGGACCAACGAAAAGTTCACCTACAACGGCGACTTCTACCAATTCCACGACTACCCCCTCAAGCCCAAGCCCCTCAACCTCCCAGGCCGTCCATACCCCGAAATATTTCAAGGTGGAAACTCCGACGACGCCAAAGAGAACGCAGGCTCCGTCTCCGACTACTACTTCATGAACGGCAACACCCTCGAGGGCTTCCAGACCCAAATCGCCGATGTGAAAGAGCGTGCGAAGAAGAATAACCGTGAGGGCCAGGTTGGCTTCGCACTGAACGCGTTCGTCATCTGCCGCGAGACTGAGGAGGAAGCTATCCGCGTCCTGCAAGACATTCAGGGCAAGGCAGACCCAGAAGCCGTCGAGGGATTCCGACAACAAGTCCAAAACGCTGGCTCGTCAACCGGCAACAAGAGTGGCATGTGGGCGAACAGCAAGTTTGAAGATCTGGTACAATACAACGACGGCTTCAAAACGAAGTTGATCGGTACAAAGGAGCAGATTGCCGAGCGAATCGTGCTGCTCAAGAGTCTGGGCGTCAACATCATCTTGACGGCTTTCTTGCACTATGATGAGGAGATTGAGGCTTTTGGACGGGAGGTGTTGCCGCTTGTGAGAGAGCTGGAGAGGCAAGGGCGTGGAAGGGATGAGGCGCATGAGATCAGTATTACGGGGGATGTTTATAAGAAGAAGTGA
- a CDS encoding Putative epoxide hydrolase: MASSSLYSYWSYGQECPGALIQPAPYSPSISKPQADELKELIAAAKIGPATYENGLQDRRYGITRQWLQEAKEAWLEFDCRQLDNEINNFPNYTSNINHDGTDFTMHFVALFSTNVDAIPILMLHGWPGSFLEFLPLLNLIRKKYTPATLPYHLIVPSLPGHGYSPAPPLDKDFRLEDCAQIFDNLMVQLSFGDKGYVVQGGDVGSKVARVLGGVHPRAKAVHLNFCIMPDPGSIDASFYNELEREGLKRAEWFHKLGSAYALEHATKPSTIGLVLSTNPMALLAWIGEKMLDWSDGPLPLKTILADATLYWLTNTISTSFWPYRQLFTPGVIGAHENPKWYIGKPLGFSWCPKEIAPVPRAWVETTGKLVWYRQHDQGGHFAALEQPEVLLDDLEHFVKTVWEH; this comes from the exons ATGGCATCGTCATCTCTCTACTCGTACTGGTCATACGGCCAAGAATGCCCAGGTGCTTTGATCCAGCCTGCTCCATACAGTCCTAGCATATCGAAACCGCAGGCAGACGAGCTCAAAGAATTGATTGCTGCCGCAAAGATTGGTCCTGCCACCTACGAGAATGGTCTGCAGGATCGACGCTATGGTATTACGAGGCAGTGGTTGCAGGAGGCGAAAGAAGCATGGCTCGAGTTTGACTG CAGACAGCTCGACAACGAGATCAATAATTTCCCCAACTACACGTCCAACATCAACCACGATGGCACAGACTTCACGATGCACTTCGTCGCTCTCTTCTCCACGAACGTAGATGCCATCCCGATTTTGATGCTGCATGGCTGGCCAGGCAGCTTTCTGGAATTCCTTCCTCTCCTGAACCTCATCAGAAAGAAGTACACACCCGCAACACTGCCCTACCACCTCATCGTCCCCTCTCTCCCAGGCCACGGCTACTCCCCCGCTCCTCCACTCGACAAGGATTTCCGCCTCGAAGACTGCGCCCAAATCTTCGACAACCTTATGGTCCAGCTCAGCTTTGGCGACAAGGGCTACGTCGTTCAAGGCGGCGACGTCGGCAGTAAAGTCGCTCGAGTACTCGGCGGTGTTCATCCTCGTGCCAAAGCCGTCCACCTGAACTTCTGCATCATGCCTGATCCCGGCAGCATCGATGCTTCCTTCTACAACGAACTCGAACGAGAAGGTCTCAAGCGGGCGGAATGGTTCCATAAGCTCGGTAGTGCTTACGCTCTCGAACATGCCACCAAGCCTAGCACGATCGGTCTCGTCCTCTCTACGAATCCGATGGCTCTCTTAGCTTGGATTGGCGAGAAGATGCTCGATTGGTCCGACGGACCATTACCCCTGAAGACGATACTCGCAGACGCAACTCTCTACTGGCTCACAAACACTATCTCCACCTCCTTCTGGCCGTACCGTCAACTGTTCACACCGGGCGTCATTGGCGCGCATGAGAATCCGAAGTGGTACATCGGCAAACCGCTAGGGTTCAGCTGGTGTCCGAAGGAGATTGCGCCTGTTCCGAG GGCTTGGGTAGAGACTACAGGCAAGTTGGTATGGTACCGCCAGCACGATCAGGGAGGCCACTTCGCCGCGCTCGAACAACCGGAGGTCTTACTGGACGACTTGGAACATTTTGTAAAGACAGTGTGGGAACATTAG